One window of the Anoplolepis gracilipes chromosome 9, ASM4749672v1, whole genome shotgun sequence genome contains the following:
- the Rhea gene encoding talin-1 isoform X5: MASSDSGGFCARRRSPQAIAMATLSLRISIPEKNATKMMQFDPSTSVYDACRIIREKLAEASNMGQPKDYGLFLADEDVKKGVWLEPGRNLDYYILRNGDLLEYRRKLRTLRVRMLDGTLKTMLVDDSQPVANLMVVICTKIGITNHDEYSLVRELVDEENENQKPGNFGTLTLKRKKEEKGERDAKMEQLRKKLKTDDEVNWIDPSKTLREQGIDESETVLLRRKFFFSDQNIDSRDPVQLSLLYVQARDAILDGTHPITQEKACVFAGIQCQIQFGDHKEEKHKPGFLDLKEFLPQSYVKVKGIEKKIYAEHKKHIGLSELDAKVLYTKTARSLNTYGVTFFLVKEKMKGKNKLVPRLLGVTKDSVLRLDEKTKEILKTWPLTTVRRWGASPNTFTLDFGDYSDQYYSVQTTEAEQILQLISGYIDIILKKQKAKDHFGIEGDEGSTMVEDSVSPLKATIMQHETSNVGKGNVEAVSVAIPAVMRAGGDGARPYGTGHIGGAQYTTISGQVNIAHAPPMVQQTKVTSVLSEPQRALLSTISAGHEVIHIAEMELSTKAQLPELGTDPASLRWIEQTIDTHKQNVGSQIAAMNAATAQVVTLTSGPADDVDHTAVGAAITTIATNLPEMTKGVRMIAALMDDDSSGERLLDAARKLCSAFSDLLKATEPETKEPFYITTIYEQYPRQNLLNAASRVGEASHQVLTTIGEEDDSNRELQDMLLALAKAVANTTAALVLKAKNIAATCEDSATQNRVISAATQCALATSQLVACAKVVAPTLHSPACQTQLMNAVREVTKAVERLVQVCNETCGDENLLKELSVAASEVSRTLNDLLNHIKTATRERAKETIQEGAVETILVATDRLFASTGDGSEMVRQARVVGQATAQLIQSIKGEAERQTDSEQQQRLLAAAKLLADATAKMVEAARQCASNPHDVRMQDQLRQAAEELRAATTAAATPALRRKLITRLEVCAKQAASTATQCIAAASGVGHHNTNPASQEELNMECRTIAQHIPHLVSGVKGTQAQPDNPTAQLNLINASEQFLQPGTAVVKAARAVLPTVTDQASAMQLNNTSQQLGSSLADLRSAVTRARETCGGLELDAAEELINSLKDELGEFYRAVEAASLRPLPEETMESTALRLGATSKNVGFAMAQLLSAAKQGNENYTGSAARETASALKDLTYAVRGVAATSNQPETQKKVLMTADDVILRSLRLVKEARRVLKNPDDPENEVNLAAVAKDVSNSLNKCVSCLPGQRDVDEAIRNIDDMAQILNTNEFPQTSKSYGQLQNDLNNAAANLNDASSNIVSSVRSPVQLANSSKQFTNAFGNLLGVGMEMAGQTTIETRSQVVVSLKNVTMTSGKLLITAKSVAADPTAPNAKNQLSAAARAVTDSINYLVDVCTSAAPGQNECDNAIRNIQSMRSLLDNPSEPISDASYFECLETVMEKSKSLGDGMTGIANYAKKSEHENFSVAVRGVSSSICGLIEAAAQAAYLAGVSDPTSVAGKPGLVDQAQFLRAAQAIHSGCQSLGNPTTTQEQVLSAATIIAKHTSALCNACRLASSKTSNPVAKRHFVQSAKDVANSTACLVKEIKALDKNYSDVNREKCAEATKPLLEAVDNLCTFASSPEFASQPAKISIAARAAQEPITSAGKSIIDGSCAMVQAAKSLAVSPKDPPTWQLLANHSKSVSDSIKSLVASIRDKAPGQKECDAAIEKLSARIRELDAASLSAVSQALVPRRENTVQGFTDQMESSASELREKLEPLRTAAKYEAENVGHAVNQIALYSEPLVSGAIGAASNMVHSKQQMVLLDQTKTVAESALQLIYVTKESAGNPKAVALHSEVDETVESTKDALQELQNTLETISTSAGIVTGLIDTISRAMVRLEDHRMSTIDTVDSYVDYQTRMVEAAKEIARLAQEMSTKSSTDVARLGPLAVDISHKYTQLARDTSGASAAASNADVSAKLRTGVQELGRACADIVRAAGTCQMSPGDVYAQREVAEHSKIVTEKVSQVLAALQAGSRGTQACINAASTVSGIIGDLDTTIMFATAGTLHAENENDTFADHRENILQTAKALVEDTKTLVAGAASSQEQLAVAAQNAVSTIVQLAEVVKYGAASLGSQNPEAQVMLINAVKDVASALGDLIHATKAASGKPINDPSMAHLKDSAKVLERQLQQQFVHLSDIGGSESEWFVSDQEEELIRLLSTSESSQPAQRTSDLMLLM, encoded by the exons ATGGCA TCAAGTGATTCTGGAGGTTTTTGCGCACGTAGAAGATCACCCCAGGCTATCGCAATGGCCACCCTATCCTTGCGCATTTCTATACCGGAGAAGAATGCCACCAAGATGATGCAATTTGATCCCAGCACATCGGTATACGACGCTTGTCGCATTATCAGAGAAAAACTCGCTGAAGCCAGCAACATGGGTCAAC cGAAAGATTACGGCTTGTTCCTCGCTGATGAGGACGTGAAGAAGGGAGTCTGGTTGGAACCCGGGCGAAACCTCGACTATTATATCCTGAGAAACGGAGATTTGCTCGAATACCGTCGTAAGCTCCGTACTCTTCGAGTTCGTATGCTGGACGGGACGTTGAAGACCATGCTAGTGGATGACAGTCAGCCCGTAGCAAATCTCATGGTGGTGATATGTACAAAGATAGGTATCACGAATCATGACGAATATTCTTTGGTGCGCGAGCTAGTAGACGAGGAAAACGAAAATCAGAAACCTGGAAATTTTGGCACTCTCACGTTGAAGCGAAAGAAGGAGGAGAAGGGTGAAAGAGACGCTAAGATGGAACAATTGAGGAAGAAGTTAAAAACTGATGATGAag TTAATTGGATAGATCCAAGTAAGACTCTTCGCGAACAAGGCATAGACGAATCAGAAACCGTTTTGTTGAGGaggaaatttttcttttcggaTCAAAACATCGACAGTCGCGATCCTGTACAATTGTCCCTATTGTACGTGCAAGCGCGAGATGCGATTCTTGACGGTACACATCCGATTACACAGGAAAAGGCTTGCGTTTTCGCCGGGATCCAATGTCAAATCCAGTTTGGCGATCATAAGGAGGAGAAACATAAACCGGGTTTTTTGGA TCTTAAAGAATTCCTACCGCAATCGTATGTGAAAGTCAAGGGAATAGAGAAAAAGATCTACGCGGAGCATAAGAAACACATCGGGCTGTCGGAGCTGGACGCCAAAGTCCTATATACCAAGACTGCCAGGTCATTGAACACATACGGTGTCACGTTCTTTTTGGTAAAGGAGAAGATGAAGGGCAAAAACAAACTAGTGCCGCGTTTACTCGGCGTGACAAAAGATTCAGTCCTGCGACTCGACGAGAAAACGAAGGAGATCCTGAAGACGTGGCCATTGACGACCGTGCGACGGTGGGGCGCTTCACCGAACACTTTTACTCTCGACTTTGGCGACTACTCCGACCAATATTACAGTGTGCAGACTACCGAAGCGGAGCAGATACTTCAGCTGATCTCCggttatattgatattatcctAAAAAAGCAAAAAGCGAAGGATCACTTCGGTATCGAGGGAGACGAGGGATCTACGATGGTGGAGGACAGCGTGTCGCCTCTAAA GGCCACCATCATGCAACACGAGACCAGCAATGTCGGTAAAGGAAATGTAGAAGCCGTCTCGGTTGCCATACCAGCTGTCATGAGGGCCGGAGGAGATG GGGCCCGACCATACGGAACCGGTCACATAGGTGGTGCCCAGTACACGACCATCAGCGGACAGGTGAACATCGCTCATGCCCCACCTATG GTCCAGCAAACTAAAGTGACATCCGTCCTATCCGAACCGCAACGTGCCTTATTGTCGACCATCAGTGCTGGTCACGAAGTGATCCATATCGCCGAGATGGAATTGTCTACGAAAGCTCAACTGCCCGAATTAGGGACTGATCCAGCGTCCTTAAGATGGATCGAACAAACGATCGACACCCACAAGCAAAATGTAGGCTCGCAGATCGCGGCGATGAACGCTGCGACCGCGCAGGTGGTTACGTTGACCTCGGGACCAGCAGATGACGTCGATCATACCGCGGTGGGAGCCGCGATTACTACGATTGCTACGAATTTACCAGAGATGACGAAAGGCGTGCGAATGATAGCCGCTCTCATGGACGATGATTCGTCTGGTGAGCGATTATTAGACGCCGCCAGAAAACTCTGTTCTGCGTTTTCAGACTTGTTGAAGGCCACGGAGCCGGAGACTAAAGAA CCTTTCTACATAACAACGATCTACGAACAATAT CCACGGCAAAATCTTCTAAATGCGGCGTCGCGAGTGGGCGAGGCATCGCACCAAGTATTGACAACTATTGGCGAAGAGGATGACTCGAATCGTGAGTTGCAGGACATGTTACTTGCACTTGCTAAGGCCGTCGCCAATACTACCGCTGCTCTAGTACTGAAGGCAAAGAACATAGCAGCTACATGCGAAGATTCCGCTACACAGAACAGAGTAATATCGGCTGCAACGCAATGCGCACTGGCCACATCGCAACTTGTAGCCTGCGCCAAAGTAGTAGCGCCAACCTTACATTCGCCCGCTTGTCAGACGCAATTAATGAATGCTGTACGCGAGGTGACCAAAGCCGTGGAACGTCTAGTTCAAGTCTGCAACGAAACATGTGGCGATGAGAATCTGCTGAAGGAATTGAGTGTCGCTGCCAGCGAAGTTAGTCGCACTTTGAACGATCTTCTCAATCACATCAAGACTGCGACTAGAGAACGGGCTAAAGAGACCATTCAGGAAGGCGCGGTGGAAACTATTTTAGTTGCGACAGACAGACTCTTCGCTAGCACTGGTGACGGCAGTGAAATGGTGCGACAGGCACGAGTAGTTGGTCAAGCTACTGCACAATTGATTCAGAGCATCAAAGGCGAGGCGGAGAGACAGACGGATTCAGAGCAACAGCAACGTCTTCTAGCGGCAGCAAAACTACTTGCTGACGCCACAGCCAAGATGGTGGAGGCGGCGCGGCAGTGCGCCAGTAATCCACATGATGTAAGAATGCAGGATCAACTTCGCCAGGCAGCGGAAGAATTACGAGCCGCGACTACCGCGGCAGCGACTCCGGCGTTACGCAGAAAACTCATCACGCGTTTGGAGGTGTGCGCCAAACAAGCCGCGTCTACGGCCACGCAGTGCATCGCAGCGGCTTCCGGTGTTGGACATCATAACACGAATCCGGCCAGCCAGGAGGAACTTAATATGGAGTGCCGTACGATAGCACAACATATTCCTCATTTAGTATCGGGAGTAAAAGGCACACAGGCACAGCCAGACAATCCTACGGCGCAACTAAATCTGATAAATGCTTCCGAGCAGTTTTTGCAACCGGGTACTGCTGTGGTGAAGGCGGCTAGGGCTGTTTTGCCAACGGTCACGGATCAGGCGTCCGCCATGCAGCTGAACAATACCTCGCAACAGTTGGGATCTTCATTGGCAGATTTAAGATCAGCAGTGACGCGCGCCAGAGAAACTTGCGGTGGATTGGAGCTCGACGCAGCAGAAGAGTTGATAAATAGTTTGAAAGACGAGCTGGGCGAGTTCTACCGCGCCGTCGAAGCTGCTTCATTAAGGCCGTTACCGGAAGAGACAATGGAATCTACTGCTTTACGGCTTGGTGCTACATCGAAGAATGTTGGATTTGCTATGGCGCAACTATTGTCCGCCGCCAAGCAAGGTAACGAGAACTACACCGGAAGCGCCGCTAGAGAGACTGCGTCGGCCTTAAAAGATCTTACTTACGCCGTGCGCGGTGTAGCTGCTACATCTAATCAACCTGAGACTCAGAAGAAAGTGCTGATGACCGCCGACGACGTAATTCTGCGATCGTTGCGCTTGGTCAAGGAAGCGCGACGTGTACTGAAGAATCCCGACGATCCTGAGAACGAGGTCAACTTAGCTGCGGTCGCCAAAGATGTCTCCAATTCGTTAAACAAGTGTGTGTCCTGTTTACCAGGACAGAGAGACGTGGACGAAGCGATACGCAACATTGATGATATGGCTCAAATACTCAACACGAACGAGTTTCCGCAAACGAGCAAGAGTTATGG ACAATTACAGAATGACCTGAATAACGCGGCCGCCAATTTGAACGATGCATCCTCAAACATAGTATCGTCTGTGCGTTCACCTGTGCAGCTTGCAAATTCGTCGAAGCAATTTACCAATGCATTTGGTAATCTATTGGGCGTAGGTATGGAGATGGCGGGTCAGACGACGATTGAGACTCGTAGCCAAGTAGTGGTGTCGCTGAAAAACGTCACTATGACATCCGGCAAACTTCTCATAACTGCCAAATCAGTCGCGGCCGATCCTACTGCGCCGAACGCGAAGAATCAGCTTTCAGCAGCGGCACGCGCAGTTACGGACTCCATCAACTATTTAGTAGATGTGTGCACTTCGGCGGCGCCCGGACAGAACGAATGCGACAACGCCATCAGGAATATTCAGTCTATGCGATCTCTATTGGATAATCCGAGCGAGCCTATCTCTGATGCATCATATTTTGAGTGCTTGGAAACTGTCATGGAGAAGAGCAAGAGCCTCGGTGATGGTATGACCGGCATCGCGAACTACGCGAAAAAGTCAGAGCATGAGAACTTTTCTGTAGCAGTCCGCGGAGTTTCCTCTTCGATTTGCGGTCTGATAGAAGCTGCGGCTCAAGCTGCTTACCTCGCGGGAGTGAGCGATCCTACATCGGTAGCAGGTAAACCAGGTCTGGTGGATCAAGCGCAATTTTTAAGAGCAGCGCAGGCCATACACAGCGGCTGCCAGAGCCTTGGTAATCCAACCACTACACAAGAGCAAGTTCTTTCGGCCGCTACCATAATCGCTAAGCACACTAGTGCGCTTTGTAACGCCTGTAGACTTGCTTCCAGCAAGACCAGCAATCCAGTAGCCAAGCGGCACTTTGTTCAGTCTGCCAAAGATGTCGCCAATTCGACGGCGTGCCTCGTTAAGGAGATTAAGGCTCTTGACAAGAATTATTCCGACGTTAATCGCGAGAAATGTGCGGAAGCTACGAAACCACTGCTCGAAGCGGTCGATAATCTCTGTACATTTGCGAGTTCTCCTGAGTTTGCGAGTCAACCGGCCAAAATATCTATTGCGGCTAGAGCTGCTCAAGAACCAATCACTAGCGCTGGCAAGTCCATTATTGACGGTTCGTGTGCCATGGTACAGGCGGCCAAAAGTCTCGCGGTCAGTCCGAAAGATCCGCCGACTTGGCAGCTACTGGCTAATCATAGCAAGAGCGTCAGCGACTCGATCAAGTCATTGGTGGCATCGATTCGCGATAAGGCACCCGGTCAGAAAGAATGCGATGCAGCGATCGAGAAGCTGTCAGCACGTATACGTGAACTCGATGCTGCCTCGCTGAGTGCGGTCTCGCAAGCACTGGTACCGCGCCGCGAAAACACCGTACAAGGATTCACCGACCAGATGGAGAGCAGCGCGAGTGAACTGCGCGAGAAACTGGAACCCTTGCGCACTGCCGCAAAGTATGAGGCGGAAAACGTCGGTCATGCCGTCAACCAGATCGCTCTTTATTCAGAACCGCTCGTTTCTGGGGCGATTGGCGCCGCATCCAACATGGTGCACTCAAAACAGCAAATGGTGTTGTTAGATCAGACGAAAACCGTGGCCGAGTCAGCGTTGCAACTGATTTACGTTACGAAGGAATCTGCTGGTAATCCGAAGGCCGTCGCGCTGCACTCTGAGGTGGATGAAACCGTCGAATCTACCAAAGATGCACTTCAGGAACTACAAAATACCCTTGAGACCATATCTACTTCCGCGGGCATCGTTACCGGTCTGATCGACACGATTTCTCGTGCGATGGTTAGACTAGAGGATCATCGAATGTCCACTATCGACACTGTGGATTCTTACGTGGATTATCAGACAAGAATGGTCGAAGCTGCTAAAGAGATTGCTCGCTTGGCGCAAGAAATG tcTACCAAATCTAGCACAGATGTGGCCAGATTAGGTCCCCTAGCGGTCGACATATCGCACAAGTATACCCAGCTTGCTCGCGACACCTCCGGAGCATCCGCGGCCGCATCCAATGCTGATGTGTCCGCCAAACTTCGTACCGGTGTCCAAGAACTCGGCCGGGCTTGTGCAGATATTGTTCGCGCTGCTGGTACCTGTCAAATGTCACCCGGTGACGTTTATGCCCAGCGGGAAGTCGCGGAACACAGCAAGATTGTGACCGAGAAGGTATCGCAGGTGTTGGCCGCTCTACAGGCGGGTTCACGCGGTACTCAGGCGTGCATCAATGCTGCCAGTACAGTTTCTGGTATTATTGGCGATTTGGACACCACCATCATGTTTGCCACCGCTGGCACACTGCACGCCGAAAACGAAAACGATACATTCGCCGATCATCGCGAAAATATATTGCAGACGGCTAAAGCACTTGTAGAAGATACGAAGACATTAGTCGCTGGAGCAGCATCTTCGCAGGAACAGCTAGCAGTTGCAGCGCAGAATGCGGTGTCGACCATCGTCCAACTCGCCGAGGTCGTCAAGTACGGAGCGGCCAGTCTAGGCAGTCAGAATCCAGAAGCTCAAGTGATGTTGATCAACGCCGTGAAGGACGTCGCTTCCGCACTTGGTGATCTCATACACGCCACTAAGGCCGCCAGTGGCAAGCCCATCAACGATCCTAGTATGGCGCATCTCAAAGATTCTGCTAAG GTTTTAGAGCGACAGCTGCAGCAGCAGTTTGTACATCTGAGTGACATTGGCGGCTCGGAATCGGAATGGTTCGTGTCCGATCAAGAGGAGGAACTAATCCGTCTGCTTTCCACTTCCGAGAGTTCTCAGCCGGCACAGCGGACATCCGACTTAATGTTGCTTATGTAG